One window from the genome of Pedobacter schmidteae encodes:
- a CDS encoding thioredoxin domain-containing protein: MKKSILTIVMAALCLIFPAHGQFYEASEQSLSIGDTIPEALYHLNHQTVDIRTGQQIELNLRAHKDQLIILDFWATWCKPCLRLLTELDSIQTTLNSKKLIIIPVTYQTENQAGPIFKKFKWNMDAIVSDTLLAQIFPTNSLPHQVWIKNNKIIAIPEPASLTTRQIEKVLQGEAYTGKMKLTGSNYSPLKPMFTGGNAGNGEGILFQSSITGYKPDLIQQKPKSHFKNGISTIYLHNVEFTALYYEAFREEIFKEFGKQNKSAMVLEISPALKTRMDKSFLSLKDKTVKDSLLGLWKQNNWYCYNHYSAIPVSMKQLKMQMQNDLNQFFGLQLGIQGQIENRKHTFVILSTTATKQQAEAKLKTKHTIWKRIQDDPINFNFQNDYFGSLSALVLSTVTPYQIIDETGIEGMMKVDFTLPVNIKGNLPLANAALSRYGLKLKTEERSVPVLVIRQTGPTSVNQQNH, translated from the coding sequence ATGAAAAAATCGATACTAACCATCGTAATGGCCGCGCTTTGCCTCATCTTTCCGGCACACGGGCAGTTCTACGAAGCCTCAGAGCAATCGCTATCTATTGGAGATACCATACCCGAAGCCTTATATCACCTAAACCATCAGACCGTAGACATCAGAACAGGACAGCAAATAGAATTAAACCTTCGCGCGCACAAAGACCAGCTCATCATACTTGACTTCTGGGCTACCTGGTGCAAACCATGTCTGCGCCTGTTAACCGAGCTCGATAGTATTCAAACTACATTAAACAGTAAAAAACTCATCATCATCCCGGTGACCTATCAAACGGAAAATCAAGCAGGCCCAATCTTTAAAAAGTTCAAATGGAACATGGACGCAATTGTCAGCGATACCCTGCTTGCCCAAATTTTTCCTACCAATAGCCTGCCCCACCAGGTATGGATCAAAAACAACAAAATAATCGCCATACCGGAACCAGCAAGCCTGACCACCCGGCAAATCGAAAAAGTACTTCAGGGCGAAGCCTATACCGGAAAAATGAAACTCACCGGTAGCAATTACAGCCCCCTTAAACCCATGTTTACCGGCGGAAATGCCGGGAATGGCGAAGGTATTTTATTCCAGTCCAGCATCACCGGTTATAAACCTGATCTGATCCAGCAAAAGCCAAAAAGCCATTTTAAAAATGGAATCTCTACCATTTACCTGCACAACGTCGAATTTACAGCGCTGTACTATGAAGCCTTCAGGGAAGAAATATTTAAAGAATTCGGCAAGCAAAACAAATCCGCAATGGTACTGGAAATCAGCCCGGCACTAAAAACAAGAATGGATAAATCCTTCCTCAGCCTAAAGGACAAAACCGTAAAAGACAGCCTGCTAGGCCTATGGAAACAAAACAACTGGTACTGCTATAACCATTACAGCGCCATCCCGGTTTCCATGAAACAACTCAAAATGCAAATGCAAAACGACCTGAACCAGTTTTTCGGCCTGCAACTGGGCATTCAGGGACAAATCGAAAACCGGAAACACACTTTTGTTATCCTAAGCACAACAGCAACAAAACAACAGGCAGAAGCTAAATTAAAGACCAAACACACCATCTGGAAACGCATACAGGATGACCCCATTAATTTCAACTTCCAGAATGACTATTTCGGATCGCTCAGCGCATTGGTGTTATCTACAGTTACACCGTATCAAATCATAGACGAAACCGGGATCGAGGGCATGATGAAAGTAGATTTTACGCTCCCGGTCAACATCAAAGGTAACTTACCCCTGGCCAACGCAGCACTTTCCAGATATGGCCTTAAGCTCAAAACCGAGGAAAGATCAGTGCCGGTTTTGGTCATCCGGCAAACCGGGCCTACCAGCGTTAACCAACAAAACCATTAA
- a CDS encoding helix-turn-helix domain-containing protein — MVDKKKGKDLPIEIKKIGLRLKQIRKNRGFTNSDDYSYHYNLNRSQYGKYEAGSEDLRMSSLIKLLGKIDVKLTDFFSEGFNEV; from the coding sequence ATGGTTGATAAGAAAAAAGGAAAAGATTTACCAATAGAAATTAAGAAGATAGGACTGAGATTAAAGCAAATTAGAAAAAATCGAGGCTTTACAAATTCAGATGACTATTCTTATCACTATAACCTAAATAGGTCTCAATATGGAAAGTATGAAGCTGGTTCTGAAGATTTGAGGATGAGTTCTCTTATTAAGCTTCTTGGGAAAATCGATGTGAAACTGACGGATTTTTTCAGTGAGGGTTTCAACGAAGTATAG
- a CDS encoding GNAT family N-acetyltransferase translates to MDYMKVFMKGSLIFRLAGDDDLPGILEIWKNGLEIFRSKDIDPEPLVAAFEENFKNRNHYFNFWVACNGAVLGWCSILPAFSHPLKQKKSAEVSIYFRKEHSAKGLGRKLMKYVFSEIQESELEIVWGFAQMQNMASIRMCENAGMKICGQTSNRIILVKEFIK, encoded by the coding sequence ATGGATTACATGAAGGTCTTTATGAAGGGTAGTTTAATTTTTAGGCTTGCCGGTGATGATGATTTGCCTGGTATTCTTGAGATCTGGAAGAATGGGTTAGAAATATTTAGGTCAAAAGATATTGATCCAGAACCTCTGGTCGCTGCATTTGAGGAGAATTTTAAGAACCGAAACCATTATTTTAATTTCTGGGTTGCCTGCAATGGGGCTGTATTGGGGTGGTGTTCGATTTTGCCTGCCTTTTCTCACCCGCTCAAACAAAAGAAAAGCGCTGAGGTAAGTATATATTTTCGAAAGGAGCATAGTGCGAAAGGTTTGGGCAGGAAGTTGATGAAATATGTTTTTAGCGAGATTCAGGAATCTGAACTGGAAATTGTTTGGGGTTTTGCCCAGATGCAGAACATGGCTTCGATAAGAATGTGTGAAAATGCGGGTATGAAAATTTGCGGACAAACTTCCAATAGGATAATTTTAGTGAAAGAGTTTATAAAATAG
- a CDS encoding RimK family alpha-L-glutamate ligase, whose protein sequence is MTDRLGLLKSACVKNDIHFVSLDQATVDFSDLPVPTENDGLYNCSRGSMLLERCMLNLKVRTFYREFPGVGLTENSNHWSILHKMYNISMPKTVFNGTNDKALLKKYVDFLAGFPLVLKTYGGTGGVGVIKVDNYATLFSVCDYFTENRIEFALKEFIPAETCERLTVVGDQVVAGICRPIVADDFRSNAFDTKTFSKRYGPEVTGLAIKAVQCSNFNLGGVDIVVDKRTGVPHVLEVNFPLNFVHSEIVTGVSISNDMVTYLFR, encoded by the coding sequence ATGACTGACCGGCTTGGGCTGTTAAAGTCAGCCTGCGTTAAGAACGATATTCACTTTGTTTCGCTTGATCAGGCTACAGTGGATTTTTCTGATCTTCCGGTACCTACAGAAAATGATGGTTTATATAATTGTTCCAGGGGATCTATGCTCCTTGAGCGTTGCATGTTAAATCTTAAGGTCAGGACATTCTATAGAGAATTTCCAGGGGTGGGATTGACTGAGAATAGTAATCACTGGAGCATTTTGCATAAGATGTATAATATCTCAATGCCTAAAACGGTGTTTAATGGAACAAATGATAAGGCCCTTTTAAAGAAATATGTAGATTTTTTAGCAGGCTTTCCACTGGTACTTAAAACGTATGGTGGGACAGGTGGGGTAGGGGTGATTAAAGTAGATAACTATGCAACATTGTTCAGTGTCTGTGATTATTTTACTGAAAACAGGATTGAATTTGCACTTAAGGAATTTATTCCTGCTGAAACATGCGAAAGGTTAACCGTGGTTGGAGATCAGGTGGTTGCGGGGATTTGCAGACCGATTGTCGCTGATGATTTTAGAAGTAATGCTTTTGATACAAAAACTTTTTCTAAGCGGTACGGGCCGGAGGTAACCGGTTTAGCGATAAAGGCTGTTCAGTGTTCTAATTTTAATTTAGGAGGGGTGGATATCGTTGTTGACAAAAGAACAGGTGTACCCCATGTTTTAGAAGTAAATTTTCCTTTAAACTTTGTGCATTCCGAAATTGTAACCGGTGTAAGTATATCAAATGATATGGTGACTTATTTGTTCCGATAG
- a CDS encoding RimK family alpha-L-glutamate ligase, whose protein sequence is MKFFCLHNGYYEGVKLRLDQLKTACDQLNLEFIPLDSQIVDYSDLPMLTKTDLLYNATIGSETLESLLLNEKVTTFYTKNPTYVQNNSDTIKYSIIHQKLNVKMPKTVFNITADRQLLKKYVERLGGFPVIIKSTRSTKGIGTIKIESWQNLISTVDYLITTGDNFVMREFIKNNGTARLIVLGNEVIASVFRQNIEDDFRVSGQKTAIRDYNRKFDKSILAIATEATKMLGFETAGVDIIFDKHDQPYLLEVNFPHDFTRPQLISGVDIVKKSLQFLMDKALKV, encoded by the coding sequence ATGAAATTCTTTTGCTTACATAATGGGTACTATGAAGGTGTAAAACTCAGGTTAGACCAGCTAAAAACTGCCTGCGATCAATTAAACCTAGAATTTATACCCCTGGACAGCCAAATTGTGGATTATTCCGATTTACCGATGCTGACCAAAACAGACTTATTGTATAACGCTACCATCGGAAGTGAAACTTTAGAATCGCTATTGCTCAACGAAAAGGTAACCACTTTTTATACTAAAAATCCAACATACGTCCAGAACAATTCAGATACTATCAAATATTCCATAATACATCAAAAGTTGAACGTCAAAATGCCTAAAACAGTCTTTAACATTACAGCAGACAGACAACTGCTTAAAAAATATGTTGAACGTTTAGGTGGTTTTCCGGTTATTATAAAATCAACACGCAGCACAAAAGGAATAGGTACAATTAAAATAGAAAGCTGGCAAAACCTGATATCTACCGTTGATTATCTGATAACTACAGGTGACAATTTTGTCATGAGGGAATTCATAAAAAATAACGGCACTGCACGATTAATTGTTTTAGGTAATGAAGTGATAGCAAGTGTTTTTAGGCAGAACATTGAAGATGATTTCCGGGTTTCCGGACAAAAGACAGCAATCAGGGACTATAACAGAAAATTTGACAAATCAATTTTGGCTATAGCAACCGAAGCGACAAAGATGCTGGGTTTTGAAACCGCAGGTGTAGACATTATTTTTGACAAGCACGATCAGCCTTATTTACTTGAAGTGAACTTCCCCCATGACTTTACCCGGCCACAATTAATAAGTGGGGTTGATATTGTAAAAAAGAGTCTCCAGTTCCTAATGGATAAAGCTTTAAAAGTTTAG
- a CDS encoding response regulator transcription factor: protein MDTQMKPTWLGYLNNLKGKIYEPEQLQLTDFDDFVNANTIASSFFRHSVPAVYLLDYRTSSYINMSENFAGYKSEYFIRGGISHTLEIFDRDHLKVYNERIFPDRLQILKNITPLEHKNYVFSYNFKLKNRNGNYDSFLQRSCFLSDANGSPLFSMGILLNITNYNNGNSIVQTVDKISANGWEQETEFKKVYFLNEEDKLLSMREREVLLWMAEGLSNKMIADKMSLSEHTVINHRRNMHTKTNMPNATALVGFAIRNGLI from the coding sequence ATGGACACTCAAATGAAACCAACATGGCTGGGTTATTTAAATAACTTAAAGGGAAAAATTTACGAGCCTGAACAGCTGCAACTAACTGATTTTGATGATTTTGTTAACGCGAATACGATTGCTTCTTCGTTTTTCAGGCATAGTGTACCTGCTGTTTATCTTCTGGATTACAGAACGAGTTCGTATATCAATATGTCTGAGAATTTTGCGGGTTATAAATCGGAGTATTTTATAAGAGGGGGAATCAGTCATACCTTAGAAATTTTTGACAGGGACCATTTAAAAGTTTATAATGAGCGGATTTTTCCGGACAGGTTACAGATATTGAAGAATATCACTCCTCTGGAACATAAAAATTATGTGTTTTCCTACAATTTCAAGCTAAAGAATAGAAATGGGAACTATGACAGTTTCCTGCAACGGAGCTGTTTTCTTTCTGATGCAAATGGAAGTCCTTTGTTCAGCATGGGAATTCTGCTGAATATTACAAACTATAACAATGGAAATTCTATTGTTCAGACGGTAGATAAGATTTCGGCAAATGGCTGGGAGCAGGAAACCGAGTTTAAGAAAGTTTATTTCTTAAATGAAGAAGATAAGCTCTTGTCTATGCGGGAACGGGAGGTGTTGTTATGGATGGCTGAAGGTTTGAGTAATAAGATGATTGCGGACAAGATGTCGTTAAGTGAGCATACGGTTATCAATCATCGCCGCAATATGCATACAAAGACGAATATGCCGAATGCTACGGCTTTAGTAGGCTTTGCAATCAGAAATGGATTGATTTAG
- a CDS encoding alpha/beta fold hydrolase, which translates to MKKKVINVFNINLAYQDINEDKSPIIFFIHGNSISSASWKAQLESGLLKNYRLIAIDLPAHGDSEGSSDPDGDYSIPALGKIVATAIKSIAKESPYLIAAVSLGTNILAESLAFNLNPEGIILAGSCLVGEKYTMDTFIYPGTNVHVVFTEQSPENDVRTYASQVMTTRDTAVVNEFVTDYYRVKPQFRSALSTSITQQQFNDEIELVASLNKPVLMIFGKDEQVINPDYLDSAPIKLWNNQVYKIPGANHLVHIDQPEAFNQLLADYAGDIFNTPE; encoded by the coding sequence ATGAAAAAAAAAGTCATCAACGTTTTCAACATCAATCTCGCCTACCAGGACATCAATGAAGATAAATCACCAATCATATTCTTTATCCATGGTAATTCCATTTCTTCAGCCAGCTGGAAGGCTCAATTAGAGAGCGGGTTACTAAAAAATTACAGATTAATTGCCATAGACCTTCCAGCGCACGGCGATTCAGAAGGTAGTTCCGATCCAGATGGGGACTACAGTATTCCAGCGCTGGGCAAGATCGTAGCAACAGCCATCAAATCAATTGCTAAAGAAAGTCCCTACCTGATAGCTGCTGTTTCCCTGGGTACCAACATCCTTGCAGAATCCCTCGCATTTAATCTGAATCCTGAAGGAATCATCCTGGCAGGAAGTTGTCTTGTCGGAGAAAAATATACGATGGACACCTTTATCTATCCTGGTACCAATGTCCATGTTGTCTTCACCGAGCAGTCCCCAGAAAATGATGTCAGAACCTATGCTTCCCAGGTAATGACAACCAGAGACACCGCTGTTGTAAATGAATTTGTTACCGACTATTACCGTGTAAAACCACAATTTAGGTCAGCCTTGTCAACCAGCATAACCCAGCAGCAATTCAATGATGAGATTGAGCTGGTCGCATCTTTGAATAAACCCGTCCTTATGATCTTTGGTAAAGATGAACAGGTCATCAACCCCGATTACCTGGACAGTGCACCCATAAAATTATGGAACAATCAGGTCTATAAAATTCCCGGTGCCAATCACCTGGTTCACATAGACCAGCCCGAAGCCTTTAACCAACTTTTGGCAGACTATGCTGGTGATATTTTTAATACACCTGAATAA
- a CDS encoding GNAT family N-acetyltransferase: MFTFEVQKDFTPELNQLRRESFPGTLDLQTAVDEFDQDSQHGVLYNGDRNILAYCRFTPNPGGVFSSWARRVDLLPNTVDCVDLGRCLVNPEFRGQGLMEVLVLHSLLYAKKKNFLFVNGGVTPNRGMNEMIYDLGFEDCGAPVPFHQSNGKSGLIQLVTCDITLHGRKWESRLESIMENSFYRLEKKH; this comes from the coding sequence ATGTTTACTTTCGAAGTACAAAAGGATTTTACACCGGAGTTAAATCAACTAAGAAGAGAAAGTTTTCCGGGGACACTTGATCTACAAACTGCTGTTGATGAGTTTGATCAGGACTCACAACATGGTGTTTTATACAATGGGGATCGTAATATTTTGGCTTATTGCCGGTTTACACCTAACCCTGGAGGAGTTTTTTCGAGTTGGGCCAGGAGAGTTGACTTATTGCCGAATACTGTGGACTGTGTGGATTTAGGTAGGTGTCTTGTCAACCCTGAATTTCGTGGACAGGGATTAATGGAGGTACTTGTGCTTCATAGTCTGTTGTACGCAAAAAAGAAAAACTTTCTTTTCGTAAATGGGGGTGTCACTCCTAACCGGGGGATGAATGAAATGATCTACGACCTGGGATTCGAGGATTGTGGAGCACCTGTACCATTTCATCAGAGTAATGGAAAAAGTGGACTGATCCAGTTGGTGACCTGCGATATTACTTTGCACGGTCGAAAGTGGGAGTCAAGGTTGGAGAGTATAATGGAGAATTCTTTTTATCGATTGGAAAAGAAACATTAA
- a CDS encoding SemiSWEET family transporter, producing the protein MTFDEITLVSSLTIVASYTIKLIGFPQQAIKLYRAKNVGNLSFFLFLSSFISYILWTYYGYLKKDWVIIWGQSVGILTSGIVLFLLWRYRKNTREDFK; encoded by the coding sequence ATGACCTTTGATGAAATTACCCTTGTAAGTTCTTTAACCATTGTAGCAAGTTACACGATAAAACTCATTGGCTTTCCACAACAGGCCATAAAGCTCTATCGAGCAAAGAATGTAGGTAATCTGTCTTTTTTCCTATTCCTATCTTCATTCATCAGTTACATTCTGTGGACATATTATGGCTATCTGAAGAAAGATTGGGTAATTATCTGGGGACAAAGTGTAGGTATTTTGACATCCGGGATCGTATTGTTCCTGCTCTGGAGATATAGGAAGAATACAAGGGAAGATTTTAAGTGA
- a CDS encoding GNAT family N-acetyltransferase, translating to MIYRPASKVDGNAITALNNKFYQAFLEDDKQKGFLKNKFTLDEIETLIASGEVVVAEFQGEVIGYYLTNSIFESEAIRKRKLHVQELIEVGTIRNVRYVYHTQAVVDRPYMGKGVGKALLKNLKKLISSKFDYLIGYIDQENLNARLAHTKSGWEVFTTVEGGCLAMTKVSGD from the coding sequence ATGATTTACAGACCTGCCAGTAAGGTTGATGGGAATGCCATTACCGCTTTGAATAATAAATTCTATCAGGCTTTTTTAGAAGATGATAAGCAAAAGGGTTTTCTGAAAAACAAGTTTACTTTAGACGAAATAGAAACTTTGATAGCGTCCGGGGAAGTTGTAGTAGCCGAGTTTCAAGGTGAGGTAATTGGTTATTATCTTACCAATAGTATTTTTGAATCAGAAGCCATCAGGAAAAGAAAGTTGCATGTGCAGGAGTTGATCGAGGTAGGGACTATAAGGAATGTCAGGTATGTTTACCATACCCAGGCGGTAGTGGACAGGCCTTATATGGGGAAGGGCGTTGGTAAGGCGTTGTTAAAAAATCTGAAAAAATTGATCAGTTCAAAGTTTGATTATTTGATCGGATATATAGATCAGGAAAACCTGAATGCCAGACTGGCGCATACAAAGTCGGGCTGGGAAGTTTTTACAACGGTTGAAGGTGGCTGTCTGGCGATGACAAAGGTGAGTGGTGATTAA